One segment of Pandoraea pnomenusa DNA contains the following:
- a CDS encoding ABC transporter permease: MNVAKQYRILYLAGFGLLGVVAAVAGLVYWLGVDALVKYRGDLVYYTQQHLKLVAISMTMAIVVGVPAGVLISRPMFEKHAERAVQIFNIGNTLPSLAVLALSMAVLGIGDRPAILALWLASLLPIVRNAYEGLRQVPPALRESARGMGMTPAQVLFRVDLPNAMPVIVGGIRTALAINVGTAPLAFLIGADSLGQLIFPGIYLNDQTKLLLGAAGTALLALVLDGIVAFASGLWFARHGAPAR; encoded by the coding sequence ATGAACGTGGCGAAGCAGTATCGCATTCTCTATCTGGCCGGCTTCGGACTGCTGGGCGTCGTCGCAGCAGTCGCCGGTCTGGTGTATTGGCTGGGCGTGGACGCGCTCGTCAAATACCGGGGCGACCTGGTGTACTACACCCAACAGCACCTGAAGCTCGTGGCGATATCGATGACGATGGCCATCGTCGTCGGCGTGCCGGCGGGGGTTCTGATCTCGCGGCCGATGTTCGAGAAGCATGCCGAGCGCGCCGTGCAGATTTTCAACATCGGCAATACGCTGCCCTCGCTCGCCGTACTGGCGCTGTCGATGGCGGTGCTGGGCATCGGCGATCGCCCCGCCATTCTGGCGTTGTGGCTGGCCTCGCTGCTGCCCATCGTGCGCAATGCGTACGAAGGGCTGCGGCAGGTGCCGCCCGCCTTGCGGGAATCGGCGCGCGGCATGGGCATGACCCCCGCCCAGGTGCTGTTTCGCGTCGACTTGCCCAACGCCATGCCGGTCATCGTCGGCGGCATTCGCACCGCGCTCGCGATCAACGTCGGCACCGCGCCGCTCGCCTTCCTGATCGGCGCGGACAGTCTGGGACAACTGATCTTCCCGGGCATCTATCTGAACGACCAGACCAAGCTGCTCCTCGGCGCCGCCGGGACCGCCTTGCTCGCGCTTGTGCTCGACGGCATCGTCGCCTTCGCGAGCGGTCTCTGGTTCGCACGTCACGGTGCGCCCGCGCGCTGA
- a CDS encoding glycine betaine ABC transporter substrate-binding protein, translating to MRRLGMACVGLGVMAASATAGAATLTIGGKNFTEQLILSEMTAQYLRSKGYDVELKNGLGSVVMRQGMESHQLDIVWEYTGTSLIVYNKVTEKLDPQQTYERVKALDGKIGLVWLNPSTLNNTYAFAMPGKIAREEGVETVSQLVEKFRADPKMQFAFDMEFVGRSDGLEPMEKLYGFHLERRNIKQMDPGLVYTALKNEQIDAGLVYTSDGRNKGFDLKVLADDKGFFPAYAATPVVRQEVLDANPKLADELNALSAKINDENMRDMNAKVDIDHQAVSRVASDFLKQEGLVQ from the coding sequence ATGCGCCGCCTCGGCATGGCCTGCGTCGGGCTCGGCGTCATGGCCGCAAGCGCGACCGCCGGTGCCGCCACGCTGACCATCGGCGGCAAGAACTTCACCGAACAGTTGATCCTCTCGGAGATGACGGCCCAGTACCTGCGTAGCAAGGGCTACGACGTCGAACTCAAGAACGGCCTGGGCAGCGTGGTCATGCGCCAGGGCATGGAGAGCCATCAGCTCGACATCGTCTGGGAGTACACGGGCACGTCGCTGATCGTCTACAACAAGGTCACCGAGAAGCTTGACCCGCAGCAAACGTATGAACGCGTGAAGGCGCTCGACGGCAAGATCGGCCTCGTCTGGCTCAATCCGTCCACGCTGAACAACACTTACGCGTTCGCAATGCCGGGAAAGATCGCGCGCGAGGAAGGCGTGGAGACGGTGTCGCAGCTCGTTGAGAAGTTCCGTGCCGATCCGAAGATGCAGTTTGCGTTCGACATGGAGTTCGTCGGCCGCTCCGACGGACTGGAGCCGATGGAAAAGCTCTACGGCTTCCATCTCGAGCGCCGCAACATCAAGCAGATGGATCCGGGTCTGGTCTACACGGCGCTGAAGAACGAGCAGATCGACGCAGGTCTCGTTTATACGAGTGACGGCCGCAACAAGGGCTTCGATCTGAAGGTGCTTGCCGACGACAAGGGATTTTTCCCGGCATACGCCGCCACGCCCGTCGTGCGCCAGGAAGTGCTCGACGCCAACCCCAAACTCGCCGACGAACTCAACGCGCTGTCCGCGAAGATCAACGACGAGAACATGCGCGACATGAACGCGAAGGTCGACATCGACCATCAGGCCGTGTCGCGTGTGGCAAGCGACTTCCTCAAGCAGGAAGGCCTGGTGCAGTGA